A region from the Manihot esculenta cultivar AM560-2 chromosome 13, M.esculenta_v8, whole genome shotgun sequence genome encodes:
- the LOC110629209 gene encoding uncharacterized protein LOC110629209 yields the protein MIENDEADNYSVGTTRWTRSEAEEEEYRLEKKPRPENENDDALVTSRFAKGVAGKEKAPEERRPEKHEKKHGKRPEPYRQPWERRDQRPFPPRVSEQKPLPSWVPEKPTPLNASRAEVLIAVQDKEFLQWPKPLKAEADQRNPDKYCQFHRTHGHDTNNYFQLIAEIERLIKRGHLKNFVKKPEGQRPQPSPAVQTPRRTGANPVNDGSSGTINMIVGGTGGRMSRRGKKRSREGENSNAEVMQIVEHSSTTITFSSEDAQGVQMPHDDALVIDAIIHNYRVKKILVDDGSKVNLLPYRVFQQMGIPEEQMIRDQAPIKGIGGTPVTVEGKVKLALTLGEAPRTRTHYAVFLVAKLPLSYNAILGRPVLFDFEAVTNSICSTTGSPKVQGLSGRPPRSSNDRSTFEEDSA from the exons atgatagagAATGATGAGGCTGACAACTATTCTGTCGGGACAACTAGGTGGACGAGaagtgaagcagaggaggaggaataccGCCTGGAGAAGAAACCTAGGCCGGAAAATGAGAAT gatgacgccttggtGACAAGCCGATTCGCCAAGGGAGTGGCAGGTAAGGAGAAAGCCCcagaggaaaggaggccggagaagCACGAAAAGAAACATGGCAAAAGGCCTGAGCCCTACCGACagccctgggagcgaagggaccaaagacctttTCCTCCCCGGGTCTCAGAACAGAaaccactcccttcatgggTTCCGGAGAAGCCGACGCCACTtaatgcctctagagccgaagtgctcatagcTGTCCAAGACAAAGAATTCTTACAATGGCCCAAACCTCTGAAAGCGGAAGCCGACCagcgaaatcctgacaaatattgtcagttcCATCGTACTCATggccacgacaccaataactATTTTCAGTTGATCGCAGAAATTGAGAGGTTGATAAAAAGAGGACACCTGAAGAACTTCGTGAAGAAACCAGAAGGACAGAGACCTCAGCCCAGTCCGGCAGTCCAAACGCCGAGAAGAACGGGAGCTAACCCTGTAAATGacgggtccagtgggaccattaaTATGATCGTAGGAGGCACTGGGGGCCGGATGAGTCGAAGGGGGAAAAAGAGGAGTAGAGAGGGAGAAAACAGCAACGCtgaggtcatgcagatcgtcGAACACTCTTCAACGACCATCACTTTCTCCTCGGAGGACgctcagggtgttcagatgcctcacgACGACGCCCTTGTCATTGATGCTATCATTCACAACTACCGGGTAAAGAAGATCTTAGTGGATGACGGAAGCAAGGTGAACCTACTGCCTTACcgagtcttccagcagatggggaTTCCTGAAGAGCAAATGATTCGGGACCAGGCCCCGATTAAAGGGATTGGAGGAACACCAGTGACGGTGGAAGGGAAAGTAAAGCTAGCCCTCACTTTGGGAGAGGCACCAAGGACTCGCACccattatgcggtgttcttgGTGGCTAAACTCCCTCTAAGTTACAACGCGATCCTGGGAAGACCTGTGCTGTTTGACTTTGAGgccgtcacca aTAGCATATGTTCTACTACTGGCAGTCCGAAAGTTCAgggtttatctggaaggccaccaaggagtagtaATGACAGATCAACCTTTGAAGAAGATTCTGCATAG